TGTAGACTCAATATTACTGCAATGAAGTGCTTTCTATAGCCATAGATGAGCTTCCTGCACCGTTGTGGTGTcagtttggcccactctttGGCAAACTGCTCCAGTTATGTCAGATTTGAAGGTTTTACTGTGGTTTGCAGAACTCTACAAAAggatttaaatgtgattttgatctggactcattgctggccacttcagaacagtCCAGTGTTTTACATTGAACTATTCCTTAAGactttttgaagtgtgtttgggggtCATAGGGGAGACCCATAACCTTTGATGGAGATCCAGCTTTCTGACATTGGGTTCAACACTCTGCTCCAGAATGCCTTTGTATTCTCCTGATTTAATAATAGGCTCCTAATGTTTTAGGCTCCTAGTGCCAGTGTTTTAGGCTCCtagtgccagaggcagcaaagcaacccaAAAACATTGCTGTGCCTCTTCCATGTTTGAATGTGGGAAAGGTGCTGTTTCCTTTAAAGGCTTcaattgttttctgtaaacataggGACAGAAGTTataatttggtctcatctggccacatgacattctcccagaAGGATTGTTACATTCAGTTGTGTTATGGCAAATTGCAGTAGTTTTTTCTTGTTTCTCTATCAGTACTGGGGTCCTCCATGGTCTCCTACCATACATCGCCCTTTCATTAAGGTGGCCATGGACTGAGCGAGTAGAAATTGTTGTACCTTGAGTCTGAAGGTCATCTTGAATCTTTGTGGCCATTGATTGCTGTGCTTTCTCCAGTGGCACGGGCCGTACTCTCTTGAACATTATGTTAGGGGAAAACAAGAGCATCAAGGTCTCTGTAGATGGACTTGTAGCCTTGATGTTGTTAATGCCTGGCTATATTCTTGTGTCTGATCTCCTCAGACTATTCTCTGGCAAATTGGCAAATTAGTTTTTCTATTCAAACTGGTTGGATGAAGGACATTCATACTACAGGCACCTGAGATTCATCAAAAATGAGTCTGATTCTAAAGTAAAGGATAATCTCctacattaaatcaaaatatatttgactACTTCTAGAACGTGCCAATAATATTGTCCAGGCCATTTTAGGATTTCTTTGTGGAATAAGCTCAGATTTTAGTAAattattgcaaacaaaataaataaatatctgaATACCAAAAGATTTTTAAATTCTAACAGTTTTCTGTACAAAATTGTACATTATCTGAATAaagtgcaagggtgccaatatttttGGCCACAAATATATCCAGCAGAATTAAAGCCTttgcaaatgaaaaacaaaataacttgtTTCAACAATATTATATGCTGGGTGGCCTCTGTTGTACCAGAATGTTTAAATCATCTTGAAGGGATCTTTTTGCTTTCAGTATTAGTATATATTTCTGACTAAATACATATCTGACAAGCATAAACTGTAGGTTGTACCTCTTGGacacatttgaacaaagagaagacTCTGCAAGGGATTTGAAATATTCCAGACCCCCCAAACACCTTTTTCTCCTGACTGCTATTGTGTTAAGCCAGTTATCCTTCAAAACATGGGGTGTAATGATAACCTGAAACAGAACCCAGGGATTAGTGGGTTTCTAATAAATGAGTTCCAAATTCCTGATTCTAGCCAGGAAACCCAAGCCGGACCAGGTTAATGCATTGGAAACAAGGCCAGACTAAGCGGtgaaatgcatttacattttagtcatttagcagacgctggAGCGAATTACAGTTAGTGCATTTATCTTAAGATAGCCAGGttggacaaccacacaactcagACATAGTAAGTACAATTTACAATAAAGACGTTATAAGCACAGTCAGTGCTAGAAGGgaaaagggtaaaaaaaaatcaagtgcGGTTACaggaaacagacacaggaaacagGGCATGGTCATCAAAGGGCAGGAACAACAGGAATATGTACTCCCTCCAGAGATTTTGACCAAAGTGACAGCCCATCATCCTCGCATGGCAACATGTTCACCAACATCAGGACAATACCACTTTCACCCCCCATGGATTTGGAATGGTGGTTTTAATGCCTAGAAGTTACTTGGTTCTTTATACAGTCCATTTTTCATATATACTGCAACACAATGTTACCATAATGTTCCTTGATATATTAAAAGTAAAGTGTAAGAAACATTTGGATGGTCATGCTTTGATAAGAAATGGATCACCAGTTCATTTGGGGTTTTGATGGGACAATTTTCCAATTTTCTGGGTTTCACTGTCTTAACACCtcttctttgtgatgctttgatTCTGTTATTTTGTTGGAAATTGTGcttagttttcttttactttaAAAGAAGCTCAACTGTCCACTTCAGAAACTGTACAGGTGTTCttcataataaacacatttgataCACAAAAGAAATCtcgaaaaaaaaaatacacaaaaagatAAATTCCAAAATGAATTCTTACATTGGTAACAgacaacaattcaattgaaattcAACACGTTTTACCACCAGTCCACCAGTGTCCCTCCAGGCTGAATAGAAACTACATATACTGTAAATCCTCTGTGGTAGACTATATGTACTGCACAGTTCAGACATTAGTGATCTCAACACTCTTGTAGCTGTGCATGGGACTCCCCTTTGTCCTGGGCACAGCCTGCACCCGCGCCTCTCGTGGCAGTGATCTACAGCTGCCATGGTAACCAAGGCCACGTCCAATAGCGATCTTCGGGTTGAATCTTAGAGGACTCTGGTAAAATAAGAGGAGGAATTAATcatcaaaatcaaaacaaagaTTCTActatctgtctcacctctcatGTAGCTCGTCACTATGAAGTGCCGGACTTTGCCTTTGTAATCTTTTGGTTTGCGTTGTGTGACGGATTTCCTGTGTGAAGGTTGGCATGCCAGAGGAAAACAAGAGCGGGTATAATTTCCGAATGGTGGGCTTTACTACAAATAAAACccattctctttctcccttaaTTGGAACATAATtcaaaaaaattcaagtagACCTATATACTACATAAGCTGTCTGCAGGCAATCTTATGTTCTCAATATTATGACACTGAAATTACTCagaattgtgtgttttgttatcAGTGTGTATTTTCTGAAGCTTTAGGCTAAATTAATTCAAGGAAGTGCATAATAAGAATGCATTTACTTATATCAGCCGCATCTGTTCCCATGCTTCACCCTTGATGAATGaacttatttttatattgttaatTAGAATGAGTCATTAACAAAGGTCTAACTGGCTAAATGCTCATTGGAAGAAAGACAGGTACATCATCAATGACACAAGGCCCATTGTTGAGCAAAAAAGCACATAGAAGGCTTAAGAGGGTTGGAAAACCATTGAGTTTGGCTTGTAATTAATAagatatttattatatatgtacagtatatatattgACTAGCAAACGTATTCCAACCCCTGCTCAATTCTCTAagtttactgaattacaaatgcaCTGAAATTAGATTGTTGTAGATTTTCTTCAAAATATGGaaagtaaaacaattttattgtaAGGTAGCATTGGTTTTGTGTTGGGATTTATTATTCAGGGAACAGAACAGAAATATTTTGCTTGCATAGTTGCAAGTATTCAACTGCAATCATAGAtccatcgcgtggcggtcggggacagtgcctctgggatggcagaccggggtggtggtccctctttttaagaagggggaccggagggtgtgttccaactatagggggatcacacttctcagcctccccgggaaagtctatgccaggattctggagaggagaatacggccgatagtagaacctcggattcaggaggaacagtgtggttttcgtccgggccgtggaacactggaccagctctataccctctatggggtgttggagggttcatgggagtttgcccaaccagtccacatgtgttttgtggatttggagaaggcattcgactgtgtccctcgcagcatcttgtggagggtgcttcgggaatatggggtcctgggtcctttgctaagggctgtcaggtccctgtacaaccgaagcaggagcttggtccgcattgccggcagtaagtcagacttgttcccagtgcatgttggactccggcagggctgccctttgtcaccggttctgttcgtaatttttatggacagaatttctaggcgcagccaggggccggagggtgtcaggtttggggaccacacaatttcatctctgctctttgcagatgatgttgtcgtgttggccccttctaaccaggaccttcagcatgcactgggatggtttgcagccaagtgtgaagcggtggggatgaaagtcggaaaaggtggaaaagggtggcttgcccacttcaggttggtggagagtgcctgcctcaagtggaggagtttaagtatctaggggtcttgttcacgagtgagggaaggatggaacaggagattgaaaGACGGAtctgtgcagcttctgcagtaatgcagtcgatgtatcggtctgtcgtggtgaagaaagagctgagccgcaaggcgaagctctcgatttaccagtcaatctacgttcctactctcacctatggtcatgagctttgggtcatgaccgaaaggacaagatcccgggtacaggcggccgaaatgagctttctccgcagggtggccgggcgatcccttagagatagggtgagaagctcggtcacccgggaggagctcagagtagagccgctgctcctccacatcgagaggggtcagctgaggtggcttgggcatctgtttcggatgcctccgggacgccttcctgggaaggtgttccggtcccgtcccaccgggaggagaccccggtgaagacctaggacacgctggagggactatgtctcccggctggcctgggaacgcctcggtgtccccccggaagagctagaggaagtgtctggggagagggaagtctgggcatccctgcttagactgctgcccccgcgacccagccccggataagcggaagatgatggatggatggatggatcatAGATATAATGCTTTTGGGGTATGTATgtaccagatttgcacacaaaTGGTAGATTGATTTCAGAAAATTGTAGACTGCAATTTTCAACTAATGACACTTGAGATCAGGACTTTCACTGGGTAACTGTAGGACATTCACATTTATGCCTTGAGCTGCAGCAATGCTGCTTTGGCGTTGTTCTTAGAATCATTGTTCTACTGGAAGCTTTATTGTTTTGGCAGAGTGTAGCAAGCTGCAGTATTTCCCTGGATTTTGCTCCATTCACTATTTTatcaattttaacaagagaCACAGTTcctgctgatgagaagcattCCCACTGCATGATGGTACCACCAGCACACCGTAGGAATGGGGTGTGTTGAGTGACAGTAGTGTTAGGCTTGCACCACACATAGTATTTAACAGCTGGCACAGCTATTATTTCAGCAAGGTGCCTGTGGATTCTAGCTGTGTACATACCTGGtgccaaatatttatttgtgagGATTGAATATGTATGCAAGCaaaactttttcttttcttctttctagcaattgagatggtttgggatgagttggattGCGGAGTGAAGGAATAGCAGctaacaagtgctaagcatgtGGGAACTCCTTGTCAAAAGTGttcaaagctgtcatcaaggcaaccAGTTGGtctaaaatatacatgtatttggatctgtttaaaaaaatttggttgctacatgattctatatgtgttatttcatagtttgatgtctttttactattttacacagaataataataatgcagaataatagtaaaaataaagaaattcccttgaatgagtagatgtgtacaaacatttgactggtactatataTAATATTCAATGCCTTATATCTATATATAACAGGTGGTTCCTATCCTGAACACTGATTGGCTGagccgtggtatatgagactgttataccatgggtatgacatcacacaatttttatttattgtgttgGTTGGAAGCATTGGTAACTGGTTCATAACAACAGTAAGGCATCTcaagggtttgtggtatattacTTATATAACACAGCTAAGTGCTGCATCTACTGTAGGTAGTCAGTGCCCAAGAATGGCTCCATACCGTGTTATACTGACCATATCACACATCCCCTCATACCTTACTGCTTAAGTATGCACTCCATACCACcgtaaaacattttcaagttttaaattctgcttttcaaaTACAGTAATACAGTTGCTGACTTAGGTCTTTGAATTGGATGTGGATTTGTTGTTTTCTAGTGCTATTTTGGATTCATGCTGGTCATGATTGCTTCTGCAGGCATCAAGCTACACTGGCAAATATTTTTAGTGTAGATTCCTCTCAACAGCTGACCTTCCGGGATTTTCACGCACTACAATCTCGAGTTTACAGAGAAGGATGCGATAAACAAAAACTGTGAGCTgcagttctgtgggcgaaaGCACTTTTTAATGAGAGAGGTCATATTAGAATGGCCTGACTCATTCAACAGAAAGCTAACAACTACTCAACCACTCTTTACAACAAGGCATTTCTAAACGCACAACACAACAAGACCCCTTTTGAAAGACGTGCCCAATAATGTGGCCGGAGAGATTACATTAATACGCAGCACTCAACGCAGTGCTCAAATGAGTGCATTTCAATGAGAGCCTAACTATCTTCTTTACCCTTGGTGGTTGGGACCAAAGCTATTGATATGGATGCATGGTTCCAACATTAAAACCTGTCCACCCAGAGGAACAGTACCGGGTTAGCCAACTACTGATCAGTCCCAGGCAAATGCTTGACTGAGTGGATTGTCGGGCAGCCagaacataactgttatttcaCTTCAAATTATTCACAACTAAGCCACAAAGAGAATACGTAGCCTTTATAATGATTAAGTATTTTCCTTCATTGTAATACTTGATCAGATTCTTTGAATTTGTCAATTTGTAACTGGATTCTAAGTAATTTTTACAATTAGTGCTTTATGGTGGTGTCAATATTCTGGTCACCAACGCCATTAGAGCAGTAGCAaattatgtgatgtcatacccgtggaATATGGTCTATATGgctatcagcattcaggataatGTAGCATAAATTGTTTGAAAGATAGAGCTACGTTCACCAAAAATgccaaaaccaaaaccaaatgtatttgattaCCTGGTCTACATACCTACCACTTCAGATGTTACAAATACTATTGTTAATTAGTTCCAGCATCTACCTTGCCTGATCTTCGTCTTATAGAAACCATCTCCTCATTGTAGCGGCTGACAGCAGATGGTGATTGTGGGGGCGTTCCTGTTTCAGGTACTTCACAGTCCTGGTCCACACTATTATTCCTGAAAACATTAAGGAGGGAACCAGAAATTATTATTACACAGAACAGTACTGCTAACACAATACTGTTGCCAAGGATCTTTAACACACACAGTATAGTACTCTTCCATTCAACTCAAGACCTCAACACCTGTTTTTCTATCGTTTTGTTTCTTCtcttctaatcagggacttatgtTGACCTGGGAAAGGTGACATTTGCAGTTAACGATGAGGTTGAACAGTGAACCAGCAGACTGCAGACCAGTTATGTAACATCTGAACAGCCCTGTTATATAGGAAAACCAATCACCTGGCAGGGAAGTTATAGAGGAAAACCAATCACCTGGCAGAGATGTTATAAAGAAAAACCAATCACCTAGCAGAGATGTTATAGGGAAAAACCAATCACCTGGCAGAGATGTTATACAGAAAAACCAATCACCTGGCAGAGATGTTATAGAGGAAAACAAATCACCTGGCTGGGAAGTTATAGAAGAAAACCAATCACCTGGCAGATGTCACAGAGAAAAGACAATCACCTGGCAGGGATgttataaagaaaaaacaatcaCCTGGCAGAGATGTTATTGTGGAAAACCAATCATCTTGCAGAGATATTATTGAGGAAAACGAATCACCAGACAGCGATGTTAAAGAGGAAAACCAATCACCTGGCAGAGATGTTAAAGAGGAAAACCAATCACCTGGCAGGGATGGCGAGAGCCTTCATCTCCTCATACAGGTGCCGATGGAGCATGTGTTTGTGGCTGGGAATTCCAAGGGCTACGGCCATGGCATCTGCATCGAAGGAGAGGTCCAGAGCCAGCACAGCGCCATGAACCCCCCTGCCTTGGAGACTGTCAGCATACTCCTGGAACACAGGGCACATTTAGTGAGACGGAGAAGATTGGCAAATTTAACCAAGACAAGCAACAGCAAACAAACAACTTGTCGCCATTTGGCTTAATCTTCCCAatccatatacagtatgtacagctTGTACAGGCCGTCAACAGAATCCAGGTGCGGGTTAACAGCAACCTGGGTGAGGGTTTCGCAGCACCTGCTACATCCACTGCAAACCTGtgtatgtcactaatatacATCCCTTTGATTTAATCTGAGCAACATGTAAAGGGTCTGTCTtgtgtttcatgagctgaaatagaAGATCTTTGTAAATGTCCATGCTGATAAAAAgcgtattttctttttttctgggcAAATTTGTTGACACCCGTTTTGTGAGCGGGGCTCCTTTGCCAAGATCATCCGTGCACCTGACAGGTGTGGAAGAATATTTTGCTGTGTTGAGTTCCTATTTTTCATATCACAAGTTTTCCCTCTATATTTCCTTCCTTGGGAAAACACCCACTTTGAGGTCTATGTCTTTGATCCACTTCATGACTCTGTTGCTGGTCCAAACCACCGGGTCCTGGTCCTGGTTCTCACACTGGGCTCGGCGGGCCTGCAGAACCTGCACACCAACAGGACACGCTTAATGACTGCAACACAAACGTACAGCTACGCCACAGcacgctacacacacacacacacacacacatattcttcACCGCTGGTCATGTAAGCCCTGCGCACAAACAGATGGAGGAGGTGACTGAGGGCTCATGCATGTCTCAGGGGCTGACCTCTTTGTCGAAGTTGACCAGCTGCAGGAGTTGCACGGCCAGGAGGAGGCTCGTTTGGTGGGCTGGGGTGGTGACGTTCAGGAGCCTCTCCAGGTCCCGTCGGCTTAGGGAGTTGAGCACCCGACCATCCACCAGTTGGCTTTGGAAGGTTTGGGAATACTGGGGCAATCCCACGTCATTCAGCCAAGATTTGGCGACCCAATTATGGTCCATTTCGGCTGCCTTTGACAGCCTAAGAGTGGAGACGGTGTTGGTGAGTAATGTACGTGAACTCGGGCGTGTTTTTATGCAGGCACAAGTGTTTCAGCTCACCCCTGTCCAGACTCCGCCTCTCTGTAGTCCTCAATGGCCAGACGCAGCTTCCTGCGATGCAGCGGGTTACTGATGCCCAGTCCCAGCTCCAGATCCTCGTCTGTCAGCCCAAGTAGGACCTGCAGGCAAGAGACACCCACCCAGAGCCTCAACAATCTACACATGAACTGCAAATCAGTACCAAACttccgcacacacacatatacacacacacatatacacacacacacacacacttgtgctTGTGTGACACCCTTTTCAAGAGGAAAGTAAATACTAATAGAAAGACAGTGAGGAACCAAagcatgaatacattttctctcCAGAAAGGACAAGCGAATCCTAATAATGCTACTTTTACTGTTATTACAAGCTGTGTTGAAAAAAGTCCTGAAATCAAATGTAAATTGTTGCTGTCTGAGTGTACCTTGCCGCTTTTGACGTTTTCTGAGCAAGCACGAATGTACATGGGCATTGCCATGACAACCTCCAGCCAGGCTTGTACAGCCCCTGCCTTCCACAGTGACATGGGCGTTTTCCAAGTGAGCTCCGCCTGCTGGAGGCGGTCCAGCTGCTCCTCTCCGTCCGATAGGCTGTGCTGCTGTGTTGATTGGCTGGAGAGGCTGTCAGAGTCTGTCGAGATTGGTCAGGGAAGGTAAGGAGTACAGGACAGGGGGAGGGGTTTGGGGTCAAAGGAATTGAGAAGCAAAAATGACTCATCCAACTGAAATGTAAGTGTAGAAAAGGGAGTAGGATACATTACTTGAGCCTATGAAAACATCCATGTGAAACAGATTGACATGGCTACAGTATACCCCTCTTCTGAAACCCATTGGTCTGTTTGGAAACTCACCTACTTGGAAAAATCCCCCCGCatatattaatatcaaatgTCATTTCCTGACAGCAGTATTACCGGCTGAGATGGTCTCACAAAAGACCGGACAGGAGTAAAAAACTGCTTTGGGACTGATGAGAACAGTGAAAATGCTGCTCATTGCAGCCAGTAGAGGGTGCCAGAGTAATTCACCACCGTATTGTACTCTTGAAGTTTCCCTTTCCCAGAGTAATAACTCAAGGTCAGTATGAAATGCTTCATCACCTTAACAAATACGTTACAAAGCAATTGCAGGTGCCGTGTCTGAGCAGGTGACTCAAGCAGTTACAAATCCCTTTTGAAGTGTCACAATTATATCTAGGTATTAGTGTACATTTGCTAAAGACAGTTGCTTGGTCAGTCCTTAGTTCTACCGTTCAGGGAAGCCTGTGTGAGTGGGATTTGAATGATTTGAGTTGCTGGTGGGGATGAAGGGAAAATTCATCACTTGGGTAAATATTAaggtttgaaaacatttgaaacacatGAGACACATTATTCATaaaacaaactgctgcaatGAATTTACCACCTGCTTTAAGCCTACGACATATAAGTACAATTCTGGATTAATAGCAAGTATTCTTTAAACGTTAACATGCTGGGAGAGAAActaatttaaatacaatttctaTAAATTTTTCAATCTTTATTTCTTCTACTCGAAAGACAGCACAGGAGGTAATTTTCCTTCAGGAGTATGGTTTTATGAATGATCCCCGGAGTGTGGAAATAGACACTTGGTAATTAACAGATGAGGTGTTATTTTCTGGGGAGGGAGTCACCATCGAATATGaccaggggagagagggacaccGGGACACAAGAACAGATTAGACATGGAACAGAAGAATGCCACATGGATGCTTGgttgctgttttattttaaaataagtttttatttcaatcatttatcatattcatttttttaagaTGTTAAAGCTTCTCCTCATCCTTGCCAAAAAGTTAAAGACAGGTCAGGTTATCTTACCCTCGAAGTTACCTCTtgttctttaaataaaatacttgtaATAGATTTACTCTTTTATGCAACATCTCCTAAATTACAAAACATGAAACAGATTATTATCAgaatcacaaatgaaagaaatgagGAAGGGTTGAATGGTaaatagcaaaaataaaaacacaaaaaactgtcATTGCATCCAGAATGATGCAAGAGAATGAAAAATGgtaatgggttttgttttggggggtttggggggggggggggttagggaaCATAAACAAGAGAGGGTGGCTGAGGTTACTATTTTCACTGCTAACGAAAAGGTTCCTAACCAAAGCGGCACAGTTATCATGCAGGGGTTTTAGGACACAGTCCTATGCTTACAGTTGGCACGTTAGATGGTAGTTAGCGTTCAATTTCATGAGGACAAAAGCAATCTTACAAGGCAGTGCAAACAGTGACACGTTCCTCTGTATGGGTTTTTGAAGATCAAACTTTGGCACTTTAAAATGCTTTGAAACTTTTTGTAGAATGGGTCAGGGTtactttgtgtttcttttttttccctgcTTCCTTTTGTTAAACCATGTTTGCCCCCCCACCTTATGTCGGTATTCAGCTTTCAGACTGAGAAATATAATATGGATCCATCTTACTCATTTATGTGGTACCGTCAGTCACTAAAAACTGATCAGATCCAGAAGGCCAGTGTCCATCTGAAACATTTAGCATGAGTAGGAAGAAACAGGAGGCctacacaaacaaatgcaaacaTATCGATACAATATGACCAACTTAGCATTCCCAAAGTCCTAAACCTATATctgtcacccacacacacacacacacacacactcaagatCACATACTCTGGTACTCATATCATCATTCAATGTAATGCTATCCTATTCATCGATGTTATCCAGTGGGCAATTTAAAGGTGCTGTACCTCCCAAACTATCCAACATGATAGAATGAAAAAAGCTGTAGTAGTTTTGCTTGTTCTACAGTGTCAGGTTGGTCGAATGTCTCAGGTGGCACAGGAGGAGACCAGTGGAGACCAGTGGAGACCAGTAGAGAAACTGGTCCTTTGTGAAATGGAATATCAAATGTCCTTCTGATTGTCATATGATCTTGTTGCAGTTTACCTGTCAGTTGTGTAGTTGTCCCATAGATCTATATGTTCTTATTCCAATGGTCCAGTGTAGAAAGGATGTACCAGTGTGGAGGTTATTCCTCATAATTTCATGAAAATGTAAGGAATGGGCCAAATAAGACTGGGGATGGGAAacctcaaaataacaaataaaaagtcAAAAAGTATGATAAAAGCGactataaaataaatctgtcatCAGACAAGACATTTACAAACACTAGGTGCACAATTACTCCTATTTACATATGCACAAAAGTCCTTCAAGTCTCCAgttataaaaaagaaacatataTTAAGACAAATAAAAGATGGCACAGCATAAACATGTCCACACATAATAATCccatgtatatatatttatatgcatGTAAACATATGTACATATGCATACATGTAcatctataaatatatatttaatttacatacatacatttttgaggataatgtacattttctcaGGGCAGCAGTTGTCTCTCAGGTTTTTCTCTCAGagcacacacagtaacacacacacacacacacatacacacacgcgagcgcacacaaacacacaccaacattcaCGCATTCAGAACCACACAGAAATCCACACACGCCATCACCAGTCTGCATCCTCCTCTATGTAATAATCAGCGGTGGATGTACCATCGAACAGGCCCGGGTCCATTGACTTGCGCTGCTTCCCCCGAGCAAACACCCGGGACAGAGAGCCCAGGCTCATCTTCTCCTTTTTCTTAGTCTTACGCTTCTGGTCCTCCAGGTCCTCCATAGACTAGGccagggaagggagggagggagacaggggagggagggagggagacaggggagggagggagacaggggagggagggagggagacaggggagggagggagatagggaaggtgagaaaaagaaatcaggGGACAGAGGACACAGGTATTGCAGTTAGTTTTGAACCAGAAGAGTATCTTATGAAAAACTTTCAGAGCTACtctaaaacaatatttgaacAGAACAGAACCGAGTGAAAGAGGATACAGAGTGAAGACAGGatagaagagagaagagaaacgGCACTTATAGAGAATTAAAGAGGATACAGAGTGAAGACAGGATAGAAGAGAGAGGAGTAACGGCACTTATAGAGAATTAAAGAGGATACAGAGTGAAGACaggacagaagagagaggagaaacggTACTTATAGAGAATTGCGGAGGTGTGATTACTTGGTCGGGGGGGCCAGGCAGCTCTTACATTGCAGAGAGAGTGGGTCCGGTGGCGCGGG
This sequence is a window from Esox lucius isolate fEsoLuc1 chromosome 17, fEsoLuc1.pri, whole genome shotgun sequence. Protein-coding genes within it:
- the kaznb gene encoding kazrin, periplakin interacting protein b isoform X3, producing the protein MEDSLTCSPATFSQVFGRQGQLMQATVQSLNSLNDQIAHFMVTRPSALSREDDAFLPGERDTLKKSMALMRHLLMDAQGKILKMMEDNKQLAQRIDGAIQSASQEVTNLRSELSATSRRLAELGASSPPSPMENNHPHHQHNHHDHDSLRYRVLLREEVAQLQEEVHLLKQMKDMLSKDLEETQSQGGCSSHLLSATELRVQLGDKEQELDRAKEALQAMKSDRKRLKVEKADLVNQMQQLYTTLESREEQLRDFIRNYDQHRKESEDAVKALAKEKDLLEREKWDLRRQTKEATEQACILRSHLDMKENRIKELEAELTMAKQSLATLTKDVPKRHSLAMPAEPVVNGSQEWAMQGDLPLTAAIRQSQQTLYHGHTVDRQAVIRVSPCHSRQPSIISDASAADGDRSSTPSDINSPRHRTHSLCNSMEDLEDQKRKTKKKEKMSLGSLSRVFARGKQRKSMDPGLFDDSDSLSSQSTQQHSLSDGEEQLDRLQQAELTWKTPMSLWKAGAVQAWLEVVMAMPMYIRACSENVKSGKVLLGLTDEDLELGLGISNPLHRRKLRLAIEDYREAESGQGLSKAAEMDHNWVAKSWLNDVGLPQYSQTFQSQLVDGRVLNSLSRRDLERLLNVTTPAHQTSLLLAVQLLQLVNFDKEVLQARRAQCENQDQDPVVWTSNRVMKWIKDIDLKEYADSLQGRGVHGAVLALDLSFDADAMAVALGIPSHKHMLHRHLYEEMKALAIPARNNSVDQDCEVPETGTPPQSPSAVSRYNEEMVSIRRRSGKSPLRFNPKIAIGRGLGYHGSCRSLPREARVQAVPRTKGSPMHSYKSVEITNV